Proteins encoded within one genomic window of Timaviella obliquedivisa GSE-PSE-MK23-08B:
- a CDS encoding HlyD family secretion protein — protein sequence MIRATSSGIVLRSSLRNVEQVVRTGDSLVEIAPSNNALVIKAKVATQSVDKVKTGQLPQLRISACPYSDYGTLQGIVMAVSPDAIAPTITDSSTATMQFLHSSNANYYEVTIQPNQLSLEQGNRQCQLRTGMKAEANTISKQETFLQFGSRKTRLLINL from the coding sequence GTGATTCGGGCAACCAGTTCTGGTATCGTGCTGCGATCGAGTCTGCGGAACGTTGAGCAAGTAGTCCGCACTGGCGATAGCTTGGTTGAAATTGCACCCAGCAACAATGCATTAGTTATCAAAGCAAAAGTGGCAACTCAGTCCGTAGACAAGGTCAAAACGGGACAACTTCCTCAACTGCGAATTAGTGCCTGTCCTTACTCTGACTACGGCACGCTGCAAGGTATTGTCATGGCAGTGTCTCCTGATGCGATCGCTCCAACTATCACTGATTCTTCAACTGCAACAATGCAATTTCTGCATAGCAGCAATGCTAATTACTATGAGGTAACAATACAACCGAATCAGCTTTCATTAGAGCAGGGTAATCGTCAGTGTCAGCTTCGGACAGGCATGAAAGCTGAGGCGAACACCATTTCTAAACAAGAAACATTTCTCCAGTTTGGTTCAAGAAAAACACGATTACTGATAAATTTGTAA